The Oncorhynchus mykiss isolate Arlee chromosome 17, USDA_OmykA_1.1, whole genome shotgun sequence genomic interval GTGGGAGACTGCATCTATATTCGCTCACATGGACTAGTGCGCCACCGAGTAGGCAGGTAGGGTAAATACAACTCTACAGACACAATTTCCAAAATGGGATGTTGCTTGATATATAGTGATTATTTATTTAGTTGAATAAAGTGGGTTTTATTTTTATCTGCCAGGATTGAGAAGATGTGGATGCGGGACGGAGCGGCCTACTTCTTTGGGCCTATTTTCATCCACCCAGAGGAGACAGAACACGAGCCCACCAGGATGTTCTACAAGAAGGAAGTGTTCCTTAGCAACCTGGAGGAGTCTTGCCCCATGACCTGTATCATAGGTATTCTCTCTGCCCTGATAACAGACCCTATTATTGGGTTGATGATATGCcatgttattttcaaatgttgAGAAGAGAAACAAGTTTAAGTGCATGGGTTGATTGTATTTCACCGGGCATGTGCCATGCTTATATCCCTCTCTGTTGACTTGTTCCACAGGGAAGTGTGCGGTGTCCTCCTTCAAGGAGTACCTTTCGTGCCGGCCCACGGAAGTGCCTGAGGAGGACGTTCTGCTTTGTGAGAGTCGCTACATCGAGAGTGACAAACAGATGAAGAAGTTCAAGGGTCTGAagcgcttctccctctctgggaAGGTGGTGGAGGACGAGATCTATTACTTCAGGTGAGTGGCTTGACTTTTTACGTGCCTCAAGATACTGTCGCATAATCAGCAATAGTTAGAAACCATTCCACAACGTAGTAAAGCAGAATTGAGTGACCCTGAAAGGGGGAGTTCGGAGTCAGTCAAAAACACTCCTTTTAGTTAAGGTAGAACAGAACTCAACACCCAGGTGTAACTGCAGTCTATTCCACGTGTCCCGTACAGGAAGCTGATCGTGCCCCAGAAGGAGCCATCCCCTCTGCTGGACAGGAAGATCGCAGTGCTGGAGGCCAAGTTTGCCGACATGACAGATGAGGAGTTGGAGGACCTGGGGGAGGATGATGGGGAGCTGGGAGACACCTCCATACCCCAGCTCCAGAGCCCCATGGCAGGCAGCGACATGGACATGCCTTACACCCCTCCACAGGTCAGAGCAGCAACATACACTGGGCAAATGTGTGGTCATGTTGTGAAGGTAAAGCTCTTTTACATTTGTCTCAAAAGTTATTGGTAAGATCGTCGCACCCTGATAAAGACGTGTCAACTGAATTGCATGCATCCTGATTGAAACAAAACATGTCTCAAATGATTTGCATGTTCAAGGTGAGATTCAAGAAAAAGGCCTCTTAGCCATCCAGTTGGAGGTGTGTATAGCAATGACAGTAGAGAGATGACATGACACACTCTCCCTTACTTGACTGCAGTCCACTCCCAAGTCCATGAAGGGGATGTCCAAGAAGGAGGGCTCCAAGAGGAAGATCAACATGAGTGGCTACATCCTGTTCAGCAGTGAGATGCGAGCGGTCATCAAGGCCCAACACCCAGACTTCTCTTTCGGGGAACTCAGCCGTCTGGTGGGCACCGAGTGGAGGAACCTGGAGTCTCCCAAGAAAGCTGAGTATGAGGGTAAAAGATCTTACATATGTACTTAGACTGTGGTAGTTTGTTCAATGCCCCTTGCAGTAGTATCTCTGCAAATTCCCTTGCAAAAAGTTgtattagtatgtgtgtgtgtttgttgtgtttgcaGAGCGAGCAGCTAAAGTTGCCGAGCAGCAGGAGCGGGAGAGGGCTGCCCAGCAGCTGGCTTTCCCTAGAGCAGGTACCCCAGTAGGGCTCTGATGAGGGTGGTTCCTCCCCCGACCCCAATGGTGTTGCTTTATCCCAGCATGACATGTGTCAGGTATCCCATAACAGAGGGGCATGCACCCCCCTGGGGACACTTGGAGCTGCAATAATGTACCTTTTTCATTTCTTCATTACTAATCTTTATTCTAGTACTGTACTTTCCCCTCTTTTCAATGATATACTGCTTCAACATTTATTTAGAAGCTTACCAGTTTCACTGCATCATTCTACCATCAGTCTGATTCAAGTAGTGCTTGTGATTTGTGAATGAATTACATGTGTATGAATGTCTGATTATGGATGATCAAATATCCTAAATCTAGATGAATGTTTAGTCATTTAGCTAGTGCATGATCTCTGCTAGCTAGTTGCAGTTGCATGTCGCACTGATGCATGCATCTGTTGCTATACCCTCCTCCCCAAAGGCATGATGGGTTCATATATGCCACACATGATGCTGCAGGACCTAGTTGACGGCATGTTTAGTATGACTGGCATGCCACCACATCACATGAGGTTGCCTCTCTTGCCCCATCATCACCTAATGCCAGGCATCCCTGGGTTCCCTGGCATGCCATACCCGGGTAAGAGCACTTTCACAGCCACCCTACCTGCCACGCCACTGCAGATGCTTCCTGTATGCCACTCTAACTCACTGGAGGGGCTACCTGTAACGTAGGCTGAGGTCCTGTAGTGATACTCAGTCATTGAGTGATTCATCAACAGGGTCATGTATTCCCTGAAGTACCCTTACCTTGAATGCAGATTGTTGCTGAGAGGCTGTAATGGCCCAAatttgtatttttcttaaaagAGCAGTAGTAAAGTCAGTAGTACACAACACAATCCAAGATGGCCAGCTGCTGACAGCTGTGGTCTGGAGCACTCTGTGATTGTTGATGCCTTCCTTACAGGTGTCAACACAGGTGCCCCTGGAGCCTATGGAACCCAGGTAATCTACACTTCTATACAATTGTATTTAAGAAAAGCACATAGActgtaaatgtttattttattagtcacatcatTACTCACATCTGTATTTGTGTATGAGAAGTAAAGAGGCCCTTGATGCTTTTTTAGATTGGTCTTGGGCAGCAGGCCCCGCCACCCTATCCAGGACAGGGCCAGCCTGCCCTCCAGCAGCCCTCAACACCCATATTTGTAGCCCCGCCACCCAAGCCCCAGCGCCTGCTCCATTCGGAGGCGTACCTGAAGTACATTGAGGGACTCAATGCAGAGTCCTCCACCATCAGCAAGTGGGACCAAACTCTCTCAGGTGAGTTCTCCTCACTGAAAGAAAGTGATTCACACCACAACAAATCTACAAATCACTTATATAATATGTCAGAGATTGATTTATCAGTAAATTGCCTTATTGAATAACAGAAATGTATATACAGGCAGTATTGTAATTTATTGATTCACCTGCATGGTGTATCGTGAATGCATGTATAATTTCCCTTGATACATTTTTGCATTAAGATCAGAATAGAAGTATGTGAGTGTGATGACCTTGTGTATGTCTTCTGTATGTGGACATGTTTGAGCAGCTCGAAAGAAAGATGTGCGGCTGACCAAAGAGCAGGAGAGCCGGCTGCCGTCCCATTGGCTGAAGAGCAAGGGCGCCCATTCCACCATGGCGGACGCACTGTGGCGTCTGCGAGACTTGATGCTGCGTGACACAATGAACATCCGCCAGACGTACAACCTGTAGAATGTCTGAGCCACTGCTCCTTACACTGTCAGACAGGAAAGCGGGTTTAGGCTCATTTAAAAAAGTGttaatgttgttgtcatgttaaaGTTGTCATTCGTTTGTAGAATGGTTAAATGAGCTTGCTTACTCTGTTCAAGCTGTTTTGTATTGACATCTTAATTGTTCTAACAAGTGCATTATTATTGTATTAAATGTTTCTCTGTGATGGATAAAAGTTTTCATAAAAAATGAAGAATAGATTTGTTCTTGACGGCTAATTTAGTATCTGTAATGCAATATGGAACATTCTAGTGGGCAGCCATGTCCTGACTCAAAGGCACCAGACAAGAAAAGAGGAACCAACAGACACTTTGATTCTTCTCTTTAAGTTGTTCTATTGGTCTTCCATGACATGAATACGAGGTTATAACTAGGTGAACACACTTCATCAATCAATAACAGTGATAAATGAATCAATAACATAGCATAGCATCTGTTCTGAACACTTGCCAACGCCATTCACTCCCTTTCAAGTGCACAGGGGCGTGTCTAGCGTGGTTTTCCAAACTTATTTTGCGCATGCCCTGTACACATACCGCGCAGTCAGTGGCTTGAGATTTCTTTAAACAAGCTAACGTTAGTCAGGCAGCAGCGAATCATACAACAGCACATACCGGCTGAGAGACAACTCAAAGCAAGATAAGGTATAACATCTCACCGCTGTATCAAATTATACAGTTTAATGTACATTACTGGCTTGTTTGTAGAAAGACGGAAAACTGCGGTAGCCGTTTCTAATTTGCCCATCGTGGATAATTTAGCATCAGCAAACATTTACTAGTAGAACAATGTCACTGCGATACTTGCTAGCTATTCACGTTTAGTTATCTAGCCAGCTGTGTTCCCTTAACAGAAAATGAATTGTTGCAGAAAGGGCTATCTGGCCTAACCAAGTGTAACACAATATCATCTCGCTAGCTACTAACGTACAAGTCGTGAGAAGACGTTCAAAGTTAGCCTACCAGACCGCTATGGCTAGTTGGCTACCAAACTATCTAGCTAACTTGCGCAGTCATTAAGTGAACTTGCTGTGATTTACTTACTCCGTAGCTACGTTTTATATCCTCGAAACAAGTGTTGGATATTTGAGATATAAGCAACCTGTCCTACAGTTGACCTAAAGTATTGAAACTGAAGTATTTTGAATCAGCATCACCATGCCAGAGTACCatgctaatttagctagctaacggcaTCCCGCAAAGTCCTTCCCTAGATTTACTGTGAGTGGGTAAAGTGTCTGACGTAGAGGAAAATAACGAATTTCATTGGAGCACAAAGGTTGTCATTTTAAAATTGTATTCCAAACATGTGTCACACGGACGGCAAAGATGGGCTAACATTTTCTAGCTTTAGGCCAAAGTATTTGTCAGTACCTGGTGTTTTAGTGATGTATCGCGAGCTAGTATGACTTACTCAATCATATATTGATCGGGTGAATGTAACATTTGCGTTTTTTTTGTCAATATAACATTTCATGAGCTTGTAGCGAAGACAATCAGTTAATGGTACTAGTCACTAACGAATTGATTTTGACCATATTTCCAGGGCACCATGGAGCTAAATGATGGAAACCTTCAGACCCTCACAGAATTTATGCGCAAAACTCTGGACCCAGATCCATCCGTAAGACGTCCAGGTATGGGAGCTCAGAGTAGAATGCTTGTTAATTTTAAAATACTCATGCCCTGATCAGTCATGGTAGCAATAAACATATACAATGATATATACTTGAGCAGTTATGTACAATTTTCCAGTGCTTGACTGGAATGTTCTTATTTCCCTCTTCCAGCTGAAAAATTTCTTGAGTCAGTTGAAGGGAACCAGAATTACCCAATATTGCTGCTTACATTGTTGGAGAAATCCCAAGACAATGTGATCCGGGTGTGTGCAGCTGTCACCTTCAAAAATTACATCAAGAGGAACTGGCGCATAGTAAGTTAGTGGTGGTGGCCTGAATATTGGAACAAATGTTATGGGTTGTGCAAGTATTGTTGTCCCAATGTTGGCATGACAAGTGTTACTTTGTATTCTGTCTTTTTCAGATTGAAGATGAACCCAACAAAATCTCAGATCCGGACCGAACCACGATCAAGGCCAACATTGTAAATTTGATGCTGAGCAGCCCTGAACAGATTCAGAAACAGGTATGTCTTCACATGAGTCAATACCTGTTACCTGTTCATCTACTCTAAATCAAAGTCAGTGGGCTGGTGCTTGTTTTGAGTTTCATGAGGTTCTTGGAATCCATGGTTTCCCAATCCTTTAGAATAATACATGAAAACAATCAAAAGGGAGATTTGTAGAGATGGTTCAGTTTTTCTGTATTTACTGTTCTTCTACAGTTGAGTGATGCCATCAGCATCATCGGTAGAGAGGACTTCCCTCAGAAATGGCCGgacctcctgacagagatggtgaccCGCTTCCAGAGCGGAGACTTCCACATCATTAACGGAGTGCTCCGAACCGCACACTCACTTTTCAAGAGGTAAACCATCATGAGCATGACACGTGGCCCTATAATGATAGGTGTCATAGTAAATCATGTCTTTGTGGTTCATTTTGAAAGATATTAACACTGATCATCTGTTTTCCCAGGTATCGACATGAGTTTAAGTCAAATGAGCTATGGCTGGAGATTAAGCTGGTGTTGGACACATTTGCGAATCCACTGACTGAACTCTTCAAGGTTAGTGGTGGATTGGTTTCAGAGTTAATCAACTCAAACAATTGAAGTGTATTTCAAGTAAAAACAACATGTCTGGAAATTGTTGCTTGCCGTCCCTTGCTTCTACTTTGTAGTACCTTAATTATTCAGACATGGGAAGACATTGTCTGCTATTAATGTCTATTGTTTTTTTCAGGCCACCATTGAGCTGTGTCAGACCCATGCGACGGACATCAATGCTTTGAAGATCCTCTTCTCGTCCCTTACTCTGATCTCAAAGCTTTTCTACAGTCTCAACTTTCAGGTGCGTCCCCCCCTGCCTCTTACCTGCTTTATGCCCACAAGGACTTGCTGTATTTAAATGTGGTGCTTTTTTACTGGAGTTATCTCATTCTTCCATCTTTGTCCCTGCCTTCACAGGACCTTCCAGAGTTATTTGAGGACAACATGGAGACCTGGATGTCTAATTTCCATAACTTGTTGACCTTGGATAACAAGCTACTACAAACAGATGTGCGTGGACCTGGTGATTAACAGCACTTTCACTGTAAGATGTTCAAGTGGCTATTAATGAATCAGTTGATTAAACTTGTGATACGGTCTTTTCCTCCCAACAGGATGAAGAGGAGGCAGGTCTTCTGGAGCTGCTCAAGTCTCAGATCTGTGACAACGCTGCTCTGTACGCCCAGAAGTACGATGAAGAATTCCAGCCTTACCTGCCTCGGTTTGTCACCGCTATCTGGAACCTGCTGGTCTCCACTGGCCAGGAGGTCAAGTATGACCTGGTGAGACTGCTGATACATTCATGTAGCTTATCAATAGATCATGTTGACCACCTGCTAATATGTTtgcttggggcggcaggtagcctagtggttagagcgtaggacttgtaactgaaaggttgcataatcaaatccccgagctgacaaggtaaaaatctgtcattctgcccctgaacaaggcagttaacccgctgttcctatgccgtcattgaaaataggaatttgttcttaactgtcttgcctagttaaataaaggtaaaataatatgTTTGCTCCTTTTATGTTTGTGACGTAGCTTGTGAGCAATGCTATTCAGTTCCTGGCATCTGTGTGTGAAAGGCCCCATTACAAGCATCTGTTTGAGGACCAGAACACACTCACCAGCATCTGTGAGAAGGTCATTGTGCCCAACATGGAGTTCAGAAGTGAGTTTAGACTGCAACAGTATCTTGGGGATGAATGGCTACATGACTGTTTCTGCTCTTGCCATTGTACATTAATGGCAACGATTTGCATAATGGTCTTTGATACTGATACATAGATTTCTGTCTCTAGGCGCTGATGAGGAGGCCTTTGAGGATAACTCTGAGGAATATATCCGAAGAGATCTTGAAGGAtcaggtaaaaacatttttttaaactcaaGGCCAAAATTGAACTGGAGGATTGTTGAAGTTTAGGTATTCAAGGCACACTGATATTCACCACTCGGTTCTGTCTCCTTCCTGCAGACATAGACACTCGGCGCAGGGCTGCTTGTGACTTGGTGAGAGGCCTGTGTAAGTTCTTTGAGGGCCCGGTCACAGCCATCTTTTCTGGCTATGTCAACTCCATGCTTGGGGAGTATGCCAAGAATCCAGGGGTGAACTGGAAGCACAAAGACGCTGCCATCTACCTGGTCACATCTCTGGCCTCAAAAGCCCAGACAGCAAAGGTATGATTAGGTCATTATGCCTATTGAATTTGGGTCTGTTTGTGACATCTGATgggttatacagttgaagtccgaagtttacatacatttaaactcagtttttcaaaattcctgacatttaatcctagtacaaattccctgtctaaggtcagttaggatcaacactttattttaagaatgtgaaatgtcagaataatagtagagtgaattcattatttcagcttttatttctttcaacgctttcccagtgggtcagaattggatcaaatgttttgggtagccttccacaagcttcccacaataagttgggtgaattttggcccattcctcctgacagagctggtgtaactgagtcaggtttataggccacCTTGcgcgcacaagctttttcagttctgcccacaaatgttctataggattgaggtcagggctttgtgatggccactccaataccttgactttgttgtccttaagacattttgacacaactttggaagtatgcttggggtcattgtccatttggaagacccatttgcgaccaagctttaacttcctgactgatgtcttgagatgttgcttcaatatatccacatcattttcctccatgatgccatctattttaagTGCACCAGTcattcctgcagcaaagcacctccacaacatgatgctgccacccctgtgtttcacggttgggatggtgttcttcggcttgcaagcctccccttttcctccaaacataacgatggtcattatggccaaacagttctatttttgtttcatcagaccaggggacatttctccaaaaagtacgatctttgttcccgtGTGCAttcgcaaaccgtagtctggctttttatggtggttttggagcagtggcttcttccttgctgagcggcctttcaggttatgtcgatataggacttgttttactgtagatataaatacttttgtacccgtttcctccagacttttcataaggtcctttgctgttgttgtgggattgatttgcacttttcgcacctaaatacattcatctctaggagacggtaTGATGgtatgcgtggtcccatggtgtttatacttgcgtactattgtttgtacagatgaacatggtaccttcaggcatttggaaattgctcccaagaatgaaccatacttgtggatgtctaccttttttttctgctgtcttggctgatttcttttgattttcccatgatgtcaagcaaataggcactgagtttgaaggtaggccttgaaatgcatccacaggtgcacctccaattgactcaaatgatgtcaattagcctatcagaagcttctaatgacgccaacctaagtgtataaacttctgacttcaagtgTAAATATTATTGCAGTAGAGACATTGAGCAAATTACACAGACAAAATGTTTCTTTTTCAGCATGGTATCACGCAAGCTAACGAGTTGGTGAACCTTACAGAATTCTTTGTGAACCACATTCTCACAGACCTCAAATCCCAGAACGGTAAATATAAAGTTGAACTTAAAAACAAACAATGAATTAACCATCACAGCTGTGGATTGCTTTATAGCTGCACTTTTATGGAACATGTTTACTCTGTTCTATTATAGTCAATGAGTTCCCAGTGTTGAAGGCTGATGCCATCAAATATGTCATGATCTTCAGGAGTCAGGTATGATTTTGTTTTCTCTACCCTCTGAAAAAATTCATTCTCACGAGTTCAGCCCATTTACTAAGGGTTGACGTCAACGCTTGCAGGGGCCCGTGAATAACCAGTCCTCGGTCCCCTCTTGTCTTCCAGCTGCCCAAAGAGCAGCTGCTGCAGGCTGTCCCTCTGCTGGTGGCCCACCTGCAGGCAGAGAGCACGGTAGAGCACACCTACGCTGCCCATGCACTGGAGAGACTCTTCACCATGAGGGGCCCCAACAACTCTACTCTGTGAGTAGTAACCATCTATACTTAGATAATTAAATAAAGACTTTGTCTTTTCCAACACCACACTACACAAATATAATCAACTATACACCACATCCATAGTAGTTTGTTTGTTAATAAAACTTTGGTCATTACCAATAACCTTAGTTTGTAACTTTTGGTGCCTCATGTCAGTAGTGATTAAT includes:
- the LOC110494256 gene encoding exportin-2 — encoded protein: MELNDGNLQTLTEFMRKTLDPDPSVRRPAEKFLESVEGNQNYPILLLTLLEKSQDNVIRVCAAVTFKNYIKRNWRIIEDEPNKISDPDRTTIKANIVNLMLSSPEQIQKQLSDAISIIGREDFPQKWPDLLTEMVTRFQSGDFHIINGVLRTAHSLFKRYRHEFKSNELWLEIKLVLDTFANPLTELFKATIELCQTHATDINALKILFSSLTLISKLFYSLNFQDLPELFEDNMETWMSNFHNLLTLDNKLLQTDDEEEAGLLELLKSQICDNAALYAQKYDEEFQPYLPRFVTAIWNLLVSTGQEVKYDLLVSNAIQFLASVCERPHYKHLFEDQNTLTSICEKVIVPNMEFRSADEEAFEDNSEEYIRRDLEGSDIDTRRRAACDLVRGLCKFFEGPVTAIFSGYVNSMLGEYAKNPGVNWKHKDAAIYLVTSLASKAQTAKHGITQANELVNLTEFFVNHILTDLKSQNVNEFPVLKADAIKYVMIFRSQLPKEQLLQAVPLLVAHLQAESTVEHTYAAHALERLFTMRGPNNSTLITPAEMAPFTEQLLNNLFKALALPGSSENEYIMKAIMRSFSLLQEAIVSYIPTLIGQLTHKLLLVSRNPSKPHFNHYLFESLCLSIRITCKANTTTVGSFEEALFPVFTEILQNDVQEFVPYVFQVMSLLLEIHTSSIPNSYMALFPHLLQPVLWERTGNIPPLVRLLQAYLEKGGATIASSAADKIPGLLGVFQKLIASKANDHQGFYLMNSIIEHMPTESIVQYRKQIFILLFQRLQSSKTTKFIKSFMVFINLYGVKYGAIALQEIFDSIQPKMFGMVLEKIVIPEVQKVSGPVEKKICAVGITKILTECPAMIDTEYTKLWTPLLQALIGLFELPEDDSIPDDEHFIDIEDTPGYQTAFSQLAFAGKKEHDPIGDVVSNPKILLAQSLHKLSTACPGRVPSMLSTSLNAEALQYLQGYLQAASVQLV